In the Rhinolophus ferrumequinum isolate MPI-CBG mRhiFer1 chromosome 12, mRhiFer1_v1.p, whole genome shotgun sequence genome, ATAAATGATACTGGAAGCCAAAGTTCAGGGGAGGCGgagatgtttaaaagaaaaacactacttTGCACTGTCTTATCTTTTCAGCAAACTGAAAAGCTTGTCACAAGGTAGCGATATAGGGTAAAGGTACTTGCTCTGGAGGCAAAGGGCAGAGGTTCTAATAataatctgtttattttaaacaattagcTTCATCTTTCACAAGATCTTAGTTTCCGTATCTGTTATTGAAGTAAGTTCCTGGAATGTAATTTGGCAttcagtaaatgctcaataaataacagccattattattattttaactgttCTTGTGGAGAGGCAGGAAACACCTCTGTCCAGCTCTGGGAATCACCAGTATTTTGAGCATCTCCACCCCCCGACATGAGGGCAAAAACCTCGTCTCGTTCGTTTCTGATGCTCCAGCACCCAGCGGACCACAGGGCCGTGGCAAAGTTGTTTGCGTGCATAACGGCTCACATCCATCATCTTACTCTAAATCTGATACGAAGACCAGGCTGAAGACAACAAAATCAGGCCGTGGCTCCTCCGCCCGGTCCTTATTTAACTTTGGCGCTAGAGGGCTCTTCGAGCTTAATCTCTAGCTGCTGCCCAAATTCACCCAGCTCAGAGGGGGCCCCCGGGAGAGAACCTCCCTACAGCGGAGAAGGAAAACAGCTCTCCCGCCGCAGCTCCAAGGTAGCGCTCACAGGTCTACCGCAAAGGTTTCCATAGCAACATAGTCCCAGCTCCAGGACGACGTAAAGCCTCTCGTAGGGCCGGGAGGGAGGGACAGCAGGCCCCGGAAGCCCTCCATTCGCTCCCGAGTTCAGCCCGGAGCCGCGCGACTCGATGCACCTACCTCTTTACAAGCCTGTTCAGCCCCTTCGCGGAACCTCAGTGCCCACCACGAATCTATGCCAACTGGACTACACTTCCCAGACTGCTCTGAGCCTCTCTCCCCGCAAGACCTCGACCTTCGCGTGCGTTTCTCGGAGGCTATACGAGTCACACCTCTCGACACGGCCACAGTCTTTCCTACTACGATTCCCAACATGCTCCACGCCTCCCCGGACGTTGAGTCCACTCGGCCCACTTCCGGTGGGTGACACAGTTCCGCTTTGCTGGGCGCGCGTTGGATTGTCTGAAACGTCGATTGCAGCTTTCGCTGGGACTTCGCGGCTCCGGAGCCCAGCATGTCTTCCTCACGAGCTACCTCCACGGTACAGATCTGAGCTCACCCTAGCGGGGAGCGCGGCGCGGGTGGGGGTCCCTGCGGAATGGGATGGATAAGGCGATGAGGGGCCGAGGAGGAAGGCTGCGAGACTCGGTCTTAGAGAGCCGAGCAGCGTTTTCCTGATGGAGCGCTTTCATGTGCTTAAGCTCAATTGCACGTCTCGTACTGACGCGAATGGTACACACCTCTTCCTACTGGTCCAGAAACGGAGCTCAAGGAAGTAGTGTCCTGGCCAAGATTTATGTCTGTGTCAGACCTCTTAACTGAAGTGAGGCCTCCAAACTACCTACCGGTGTCTAGTGCATCTCGTCTGAAAACGTTTGAAATGTAGAGGCCAGTAACTTGGTAACCTGCTCCCCTTCACACCGCGTTGGTTTTTTCAGTTATCCTTGATAGTTCCCTTGTGATGAGCAGTAACCCTGGAAGTTTCATAAAACCCAACAAGAAATTGCACTTCCAACCgattgaattgaattaaattccAAAGCAAACCTTTGACAGAAAAATCACCAAGAGAAATTCAGGAATTTTATCAACCTCTTTCTGTCTGAGACACCGAACACCCCTACACCAATCCCCATCAGTGAAGACACATCTTAACTGGTGCCCTCCTTGTCCTTTCCTTTGGGGAGGAAATAGAATTAAAGTCAAGATGAGCTTCATCCTTTGGGGAAACCTAGCAAATTGCCAAGATTGAGCCTTAGGTTAATCCAGGTTTATGATTTAGCAGGCAGCCAAAACTAAGGCACCTGATGACCTAGTCGCGCCTCTGGTGAAAAAACCGCACATCTATTATGGAAGtttggaagagaaggagagggaacgTCTGGCCAAAGGAGAGTCTGGGATTTTGGGAAAAGAAGGACTTAAAGCAGGAATTGAAGCAGGAAATATCAACATAACCTCTGGTAAGATGCAAATTGTGAATCCATCTTTATCTTTGGTGCTCAGATTTTCTGCAATGAATATCTTCCTGGACAAATATCACTATTAATAACGTgtcaaaattttcagtttttaaacttaCATCTGTATATGGCCATACTTTGCCTACTCTGCTTAGCATCGTCCAGAGAGCCTTTTGCTTAACACCTTTTAAAGAGTTTTTCCttccatgaattgttagtgattTTGCCAAGAGTTTATTCAGTGTGtatagctgacccttgaacaacacaggtttgaactgtgccaggtccacttatatgcagtgtttttttttttcaataaatactgtaaatgtattttctcttgtgattttcttaataacattttccttcTCTAGACTATTACGAGAATACAGTACAagtacatataacatacaaaatatgtgttaatcgactgtttatgttatcggtaaggcttccagtcaacagtaggctattagtagttaagatTTGTGGGAAGTCAAAAGTTCTATGCGGATTTTCAACTGCACGAGGGGTTCCCCCCACTATCCAACCCCACCTGGCTACGTTCAGTAGTCAACTATATTTGGACTCAAATTGATTCCATTTATCTTCTGGAGATCTAGCACAGCTCTGGCACTGGTTTGGAACTACTGTGGTTcataatattctgtttttagtttcccaattatttttctcccaaaatgaaacatattttttaaattaaaaaaatattagttatttttattttgaaaactaatcAGTGTAGAAATGTGTGAAGTAGTAAAACCTTTCATCCTTATTACTTGGGTCTGTATCTTTCCAAGAAtttaataaagctataaaaatacataattgtttTCCATAAAGGAAGCCATGATAGACAGATTGTTTTGTAACCTACATTTTTCATTCTGTACTATTAATGATATCTTTCCAAGTCAGTAACTATCAtccactatatttttaaaataaaattatacatgtttGTAATAAGAAATTCGAACAGTACAGAAgggtataaaatgaaaagacttctCCGCAGAAAGGGCTTCTGTCAAATTTCTCATTGATCCTtcgacacttttttttttctatacacaaGCACTTTAATggctttttttaaccttttatgcTTTTTTAAGCATAACTGCATCACCACTATACTTACCATTTTTCATACAAATGCTTGTATTTCGTGTGAGTTTTTTAACTGGCTGCTAGAGAATCCAAAAAGTCTTCTAGTCAATCAAGGAATATCATTTACATGGTAATTATTTGCAGCTTACTAGATTCATTTCTAAGTGTCCCCATAAGGGAACTGTTTTAGAGAATAGCTTTGTCAattgttaaaattatgtttctgtttcatcttttgcATAGAAAGCCTAGTTAACTCATTTGCTAATGATGCCCCATACTCCTTATTTTCTTATCTCATCTAAgctgtgtgtttgtttatataggtatatataggtTTAAGATTGCCAGATGAAACAAGATGGCTTGAACCATTTTGCTGCCTTTTAAAGCTGTGTCatttagttttttgtgtgtggcgTAAGTTAATAAACTGAGAAACTAAGTGTATAATAGATTAGACAGTTAACTTTCACTAAGGGCATACGCAGACTCCAATtgtaagaaattatttcttttttttaatttttttatttgaagaagATCTGGTGATTATGCTGATGTTGCCTGTTCTCTTTATAGGAGAAGTGTTTGAAATTGAAGAGCACATCAGTGAGCGACAGGCGGAAGTGTTAGCTGAGTTTGAGAGAAGGAAGCGAGCCCGGCAAATCAATGTTTCCACGGACGACTCAGAGGTCAAGGCTTGCCTTAGAGCCTTGGGAGAGCCCATCACACTTTTTGGAGAGGGTCCtgctgaaagaagagaaaggtacCCTTTCTAAACATctactctcttcttttttttgatCACAGGGTTCTAGTTCCAAATTTATGTTGTTATTTGTAGCAAAAACTTTTAATAGAATGTCTCAGCTATTGTTAACAGAATATCTTTTAAGTTGTGTTTATATCAATCTGAGTCTTAGGCCAATTTTTACTCCACTACtaattttcctttataaactGCAAAGAGGGTGTTAACAtgtttcctctccccttcccaaaGTGTAATTTTGTAGTTGAACTTTGAAGATTTAGACAACAAATGCATTCCTTGTCAATGACATAAAACATAATGACAAGTGGTTTTTGGATATTACTGAAAAGGGGCATTGTCCTCAGATAATGCTCCGCTTGTGCTTTTAACGTTGCAAAGCTCTTGGTGACAGGCTAGTCATATGCAGTGATGAGGCCCTCTTCCTGTCTTTCTAGCCACTGTCCTACTCTCCccattatcatttttgttttcttggtttgcATAGTCTGCGTGTTTAATCGCTTCAAAACCTTTAGCATTCTCTCATGTCCATTAAATAGAACCAACAATGCTTGGCCTGTTTAAATTACAGGGAATAAAAGTACCACTTCTCTTGTACTCCATACTTCAGCCACACTGAACTATTTGTGATTCCAAGCTCAACACACTTTTCTTACCTCCAGACCTTTACATCGTATTTTGAACCCTCTGCCTTAACAGTCCTCTCCCATTCTTGGCCTGTTGCCCCGACCAGATGATTACTCAGGTTAGGTAACACCTctatgaagccttccctgaaccTCCCTCCAAACCTAGGCTAGGTACTCCTTTTATGTTCCCCCTTAGTACCCTATACTTAACCACTGTCATAATACTTAGTATAATGTATTATGGTTCTCTGTTACTTTCtgtccccattccccaccccccaaccctgcTCTCTAGAACTCTGCTACTTGAAATCAAAAACTGTTTTCTTAGTCATTGTTGTATGTTAAGCACCTGAGTCAGTATCCAGCACATGTGGCATTGAGTGAAGGTTGGCTGTCTCCACAGACCGAGGGATAGCAATGTTTTGGCTAGTTAGCGCTACATTGAATAGGGTAATTGTGTATAGTTCAATTTAAGGaatcttcaaataaaaaaagattgaGTGAAAGAAATCACACTGGAAGTGTAGGCATGACATCTTGACTCTTAAAGAAGGTTGCTTGCAGTTTGAATGGTGAGAGTAGGGGAAGCTTGTCTCCCTTCTTAGATGTACTTTTCAAAATCTCAACTCTGTTTAAATTTCGATCTTTTTTGTTACAGGTTAAGAAATATCCTCTCAGTGGTCGGTACTGATGCcttaaaaaagaccaaaaaagatGATGAGAAATCTAAGAAGTCCAAAGAAGAGGTAAGATATGTCTTTGCCTTCATAATATAAAcatgaaggaaatgagggaatAGTTCTCTCATAGGATGTGGATGGGCGTGGAGGGTTGTTTTTGAAGACTCTACCATTTAGGAGTAGTTTGTGGCGATAGTTTGTGGCTTCTGTGTAGGTATAAATGGAGATTAGGGAATTTCCTACTCAGGAAAGAACCATTGCATTCCTGGCGTAACTTATAATAAGGAACCAGAAACCATCTAATAAGACCtcacagaaagaaacacaatAGAAAGCATATATGCCTGATTTCATCCTATTATTGTACTAATTCACCTTTTTTCTGGGTAGTTAGAATAGGGAATTGACAGCTATGAGTGGGGCACGAATGCTTCAGACTTAATATTTCTGCTCTTAATTTAACTTTCAGTATCATCAAACCTGGTACCATGAAGGACCAAATAGCCTGAAGGTTGCTAGACTGTGGATTGCTAATTTTTCACTGCCCAGGTAAGGAGAGCgtctagaagaagaaagaatcatATTTGTTCTTGCTTCCTCTCAAGGACTGAGGATCTGCTTTATAATGActgtgtttgttaaatgaaattgaattttaaagtatttgtgtGGACCCCTTGTCTACAACCCATTTGCTCATGATGGTAATGTTGTTTGTGTGTCACAGGGCAATGAAACGCTTGGAAGAGGCCCGTCTCCATAAAGAGATTCCTGAGACAACCAGGACCTCCCAGGTGCAAGAGCTGCACAAATCTCTCCGGGTAAGATGCTCTCAGCGATTGTCCAATCTCATAAAGGTTCTTAAATATTAGATTTGCTCCTTTGGCCCACCTCTAGGAGGCTAAAGGCAGTTAcagtttttcctctcttgttGCCCTTTGGGAGGAGCCGTCAGTTTAGGTGGCAGGAACCTACTGTACTTTGTACTCAGCAGAGGCCTGTGATTCTCctctttaattcttccttttaatGTATCAAAGTTGTGCCTTAGGTCTCTCCAGTTTTCCTGTTTATATTTAGCTGCCACAGAAGCTAGTGATGCTAAAACTGTAGAAGACCCCCTGCTGGGGTTCCAGATCAGCCGTAACGCCATTCATTCATCCCTATAAGTATCTCCTAATAAGGGGTGGGGAAGCATAACAGAATTTTGGGTTTTGGTAATACTGTAAAGTTGCTTTTTTATAGCAGAAAAACCAAGAAACTCTTGGATTAAGCCATTGATGACCAccgtttgtcttttttgtttaagTCTTTGAATAATTTCTGCAGTCAGATTGGAGATGGCCGGCCTATCTCCTACTGTCATTTCAGCCCCAATTCCAAAATGCTGGCCACAGCCTGTTGGTAAGTTACAGCTTTCTGTGACTTCCTTTTCCTAAATGGGGAACAAGTTCAGGGAAAAAAAGCAGCCTTTGACTTAGATGTCTTTCTATAtcctcttcctctgcttctcATGATCACAGCAAACTAGAGGTGCTACTGCGTTCCCCATGCTATTATACAGTGAAGTCTTGGTGAACAGTTCTGACTGTTTACAAGGGACCCCGGGGGTCCATGACATGTAGCAGTGTGTCATGTTCTTGACATGAGGATTTTGGAGCAGGTCACGTAGTGAGCTTATAAACTGGTATCCACGCCTCagtatagcttttctttttcagttatgtGACCTAGGCAAAATACTTAATCTCggtaagcttcagttttcttgtctgtaaagtaGGACGAGATGTTTGTAAAACATTTTGCCTTGATAGTGCCCAGTGTGTGGTAAGGACTCAGTAAACATGAattgctgtttttaatctttatttttcacttaccaCCACATTTGCAGAAAACTCCTAGGATGTAATAACGGTTTGTTCTATTTAGTTACTTAGTCATTTTTATGGGACATGGCCATCTTGTAAGAGAGGAAACTTCCTTACATTGTATGCCCAGGAACTACTTGACTAGGCCGAAGCTGAGATCATGGTTCAGGAGAAAGCCAAGGACCTGCACAAATCTCTccacctctccaagcctcagtttccttcattGTAAAGCAGACATTATCATTCCCAGTTTATGTCCTCACAGATGAAGGATCAGTTGAGACGATAGATGTAAAAGTAATTGGTAGgagattttctgaaataaaaactctttttaaaaaattgaagtacTTTGTAAGCAGCAAAATGCTCTTCATATTTAGGAGATGgtattagtattaatattattattgaagAGTTTGATTTGTCCTGTCTTCCCTCACAAATTGATCCAAAAATTAAGAAGAACAGCAACTTGGGCTGCAGCAGTTATAGTCCAGTAGAGCCCCCTGGTTGCATGAGACCTGGATGCAGCTTTCTTCTCTAACACTTGAGATGATAAGCCTTTTCTTTTTCGTTTTCTGTCTGCCTCTGTAAAGTTGATTTGGGGTGAGAAGAGATTGTCCTCCTGTAATGTTACCAAGGATCTTTTCCTTCCCAGACCAACCTGGCTGACATGCTTTCCTTTGTATTTGACAGGAGTGGGCTTTGCAAGCTCTGGTCTATTCCTGATTGCAACCTCCTTCACACTCTTCGAGGTGAGTTACACTCTTGTGTAAATCTTCATCTTTTTCCCAGTGTAAACTGTGTCAGCCCTAAAACTCCAAAAAACTGCCTGTACTCCGACCCAGTACACACAAGATTAATTCTTGACTTGACTTGGTTTGGTTTTCTTGACCGCAAGGCTCAAAGATGACGACTTCATACACATACCACTTTTCTCTCGTGTCCTGTCTctaaaccaaaaaacaaaggtttttgtgttttgctttttaaaatatgattaaaatgtttgtttaaattaatatatcCACATATTCCCTAATATCGCCCTGTAGTAGTCATTGTAGTCTGTGTTTGCACATAAGTTATAAGGGGGCGGGAACTCTTTAACTTTCATCTCTCATACTCCTTCAGGACATAACACAAACGTAGGAGCAATTGTATTTCATCCAAAATCCACTGTCTCCTTGGACCAAAAAGATGTAAATCTGGCTTCTTGTGCTGCTGATGGTTCTGTGAAGCTTTGGAGCCTTGACAGGTGAACACTATTATTCTCTTTATACTGTAATCACTAAAGTAAATAGTTGATTAGTTGGCCTTGGGATCTGAAAATCTGGCATTTAACCCCAGAGATGCTCCAAGAGTCGAGGTAACTTGGTATAAAATTGGAATGGAGGATTTCTGTCTTACACCTTTTCTCACCAGAGGAATTGTAACAGGTTTCTTCTTGTTTGTTAACTTTAGACCTTGAGTTTTGCTTTTAACATAGTGGCCACTGTTTCCTGGCTCCAATTATTCTGGAAAGATCTGTTTTACCTCCTATGCAATAGGTTGACTTTGGAGAAACACATTTTGGTAGATTGACTAAAGATAATATTCTTGGCAGCATGTTGGTTCTTAGCAAACAGCcacaggggaaggaaagggaggttCTGTCTCGCAGTATGGCCAAGGAAGTGAGGTCTCCTCCCTGTAGCATCGTCCTTTACTGAGACCATATTTTCCAATTAcaacaggtttgttttttttaatctgtttatgATTATTGTTTTCCAAGAAATTTTTGCAAGTATGTTGTTGGCTAAAAGACATCTGAATTcaattgctttgttttctttctttgggaaAGCACATGAGGCTTTTATTCTAGGGTTTTGTAAAGAGCTAATTAGTGTCTCTGCTCTTGACTAGACAGGGTCTTACCTGTGAGCACAGCAAGTTTTAATTGGCTTTGGTAATACTTAGCAGTATTTGCTCCCCTAGGGCTTTGATTAGTTCCATGTATGCACATTGacaaagtttcctttttaattgcCCTCTTTAGGGTTcgtgtttattttcttctgctggtGTTTCAGATCTTTCTGTGGTTGCTGGGTGGTAGAATTTAATGGCTCCACAAGAAAGCTAAGCCTCTgtatgtttagttcttttttccatGTGGATCTTTGAACAAGCTAaagttttgagttaattttatctGTAATCCATTTGCACCAAAACTGATTGACTCATATCTCTGTCAAAgtatgttttctttctggaa is a window encoding:
- the PRPF4 gene encoding U4/U6 small nuclear ribonucleoprotein Prp4 isoform X2 — its product is MSSSRATSTQAAKTKAPDDLVAPLVKKPHIYYGSLEEKERERLAKGESGILGKEGLKAGIEAGNINITSGEVFEIEEHISERQAEVLAEFERRKRARQINVSTDDSEVKACLRALGEPITLFGEGPAERRERLRNILSVVGTDALKKTKKDDEKSKKSKEEYHQTWYHEGPNSLKVARLWIANFSLPRAMKRLEEARLHKEIPETTRTSQVQELHKSLRSLNNFCSQIGDGRPISYCHFSPNSKMLATACWSGLCKLWSIPDCNLLHTLRGHNTNVGAIVFHPKSTVSLDQKDVNLASCAADGSVKLWSLDSDEPVADIEGHTVRVARVMWHPSGRFLGTTCYDRSWRLWDLEAQEEILHQEGHSMGVYDIAFHQDGSLAGTGGLDAFGRVWDLRTGRCIMFLEGHLKEIYGVNFSPNGYHIATGSGDNTCKVWDLRQRRCVYTIPAHQNLVTGVKFEPIHGNFLLTGAYDNTAKIWTHPGWSPLKTLAGHEGKVMGLDISADGQLIATCSYDRTFKLWMAE
- the PRPF4 gene encoding U4/U6 small nuclear ribonucleoprotein Prp4 isoform X1, which gives rise to MSSSRATSTAAKTKAPDDLVAPLVKKPHIYYGSLEEKERERLAKGESGILGKEGLKAGIEAGNINITSGEVFEIEEHISERQAEVLAEFERRKRARQINVSTDDSEVKACLRALGEPITLFGEGPAERRERLRNILSVVGTDALKKTKKDDEKSKKSKEEYHQTWYHEGPNSLKVARLWIANFSLPRAMKRLEEARLHKEIPETTRTSQVQELHKSLRSLNNFCSQIGDGRPISYCHFSPNSKMLATACWSGLCKLWSIPDCNLLHTLRGHNTNVGAIVFHPKSTVSLDQKDVNLASCAADGSVKLWSLDSDEPVADIEGHTVRVARVMWHPSGRFLGTTCYDRSWRLWDLEAQEEILHQEGHSMGVYDIAFHQDGSLAGTGGLDAFGRVWDLRTGRCIMFLEGHLKEIYGVNFSPNGYHIATGSGDNTCKVWDLRQRRCVYTIPAHQNLVTGVKFEPIHGNFLLTGAYDNTAKIWTHPGWSPLKTLAGHEGKVMGLDISADGQLIATCSYDRTFKLWMAE